The Methanohalophilus portucalensis genome window below encodes:
- a CDS encoding type II/IV secretion system ATPase subunit translates to MQANFQKAMQANPHLKTYVSRFMKRGGDRPEFLVSLPKDLDPENVNIIIPVGDPVFIHLYGTQKMGEAHYYAVEPQLTENEQRKYEAIIDRILEDSAGEIVPESEKELKDTINKLLNKIVEVGNGGELPGDTEGGSLLQKLIPKKQAIPLTQAEYTHIHYHIERNIVGSGPIEPIIRDPYLEDIHSIGVSGVFIIHKILGMMKTDLTFGTEAGLDGWLRSMSERIGRPVSDAKPVADGALPDGSRINIIYSLDVSKRGSSFTMRKFSDVPVSIIQLINWGAIDINMAAYMWMCLENGMSVFFSGETASGKTTMLNACLAFVNPKSKIYTAEDTAEVQPPQAVWQQLITREDGPPESRVEMFTLLKAALRSRPNYIIVGEIRGEEGAVAFQGMQTGHPVLATFHASAVTKMIQRLTGNPINVPVTFIDNLNVAMILQAVYRQGKFLRRCISIEEIEGYFEDAGGVVTRAVFQWEPETDTHSFRGLNNSFILEDKIATKLGYEDKRQIYNDLFLRAKILDEMIKRDITDYHDVLKIIVNFYKYGVHGLPFSI, encoded by the coding sequence ATGCAAGCAAATTTTCAGAAGGCAATGCAGGCAAATCCGCATCTCAAAACGTATGTAAGCCGGTTTATGAAACGCGGAGGAGATCGGCCCGAATTTCTGGTCAGCCTGCCCAAAGATCTGGATCCTGAAAATGTCAATATAATCATCCCGGTGGGAGATCCCGTATTTATTCATCTCTATGGCACACAAAAAATGGGAGAGGCACATTATTACGCCGTTGAACCCCAGCTCACAGAAAACGAGCAGCGCAAATATGAGGCTATAATTGATCGCATCCTCGAAGATTCTGCAGGAGAAATAGTCCCTGAATCTGAAAAAGAGTTGAAGGATACAATCAATAAGTTGCTTAACAAAATCGTGGAAGTCGGAAACGGAGGAGAACTACCAGGGGATACTGAAGGCGGAAGTCTGCTGCAAAAACTCATTCCCAAAAAACAAGCCATTCCCCTCACCCAGGCTGAGTATACCCATATCCATTACCACATCGAGCGTAATATCGTGGGATCCGGACCCATTGAACCCATCATCAGGGACCCCTATCTGGAAGATATTCACAGCATTGGCGTCTCGGGCGTATTTATCATACACAAGATACTCGGCATGATGAAAACCGATCTGACTTTCGGTACAGAAGCGGGGCTTGACGGTTGGCTGCGCAGTATGAGTGAGCGGATCGGCCGGCCGGTCAGTGATGCAAAACCCGTTGCTGATGGTGCTTTACCCGACGGATCACGTATCAATATCATTTACAGTCTCGATGTCAGTAAAAGAGGTAGCAGTTTCACGATGCGTAAGTTCAGTGATGTGCCCGTAAGCATAATCCAGCTCATAAACTGGGGGGCTATCGATATCAACATGGCAGCTTATATGTGGATGTGCCTAGAGAACGGGATGAGTGTATTCTTCAGTGGAGAAACCGCAAGTGGGAAGACCACCATGCTCAATGCCTGTTTGGCATTCGTAAATCCCAAGTCCAAGATCTATACGGCCGAGGATACCGCTGAAGTGCAGCCTCCCCAGGCAGTCTGGCAGCAGCTCATTACCCGTGAGGACGGACCACCGGAATCCAGGGTTGAAATGTTCACCCTGCTAAAAGCTGCATTGCGTTCCCGTCCAAACTACATCATTGTAGGAGAAATTCGAGGAGAAGAGGGTGCTGTGGCATTCCAGGGTATGCAGACCGGCCACCCCGTACTGGCTACTTTCCATGCATCAGCCGTTACAAAAATGATCCAGAGACTTACCGGTAATCCCATAAATGTACCCGTGACCTTCATTGATAACCTGAATGTGGCAATGATCCTGCAGGCGGTTTACAGGCAGGGCAAATTCCTGCGCCGCTGCATATCCATAGAAGAGATCGAAGGGTATTTCGAGGATGCAGGAGGGGTTGTCACAAGAGCGGTATTCCAGTGGGAACCGGAAACCGATACGCATAGTTTCCGGGGGTTGAACAACAGTTTCATCCTGGAGGACAAGATTGCTACGAAACTGGGATATGAGGATAAGAGGCAGATCTACAATGACCTGTTTTTGAGGGCAAAGATACTGGATGAGATGATCAAAAGGGATATCACTGACTACCATGACGTTTTGAAGATCATAGTAAATTTCTACAAATACGGTGTGCATGGCCTGCCTTTCAGTATATGA
- a CDS encoding ATPase domain-containing protein yields MKLNEADEVQNNVYPFSIERDEFNDKLGKGFPTGSLIVLEGGSGQGKSTISQRIAYGLIENDTNVTLISTQMTTKGFINQMYSLDYPIAQHLLKNRLLYIPVIPLVKAAKSRLDFIERLMSAEELFNNDIIIIDTISALIKYSANSEKSLELISFFKKLNGMGKVIILTVESGQLEEELNAMFRSSSDIYMTLKSKTMGSEVKRTLIVNKFTGAKGKVGQLIGFRIEPKVGLVVEIASVA; encoded by the coding sequence TTGAAACTGAATGAGGCTGATGAAGTGCAAAACAACGTATATCCTTTCTCAATAGAAAGAGATGAATTCAACGATAAACTCGGGAAAGGGTTTCCCACGGGTTCTCTCATTGTCCTGGAAGGAGGAAGCGGCCAGGGAAAAAGTACCATCAGCCAGAGAATTGCCTACGGGCTTATTGAAAATGATACAAATGTGACCCTGATCTCCACACAGATGACCACCAAGGGTTTTATCAACCAGATGTATTCCCTGGATTACCCAATAGCCCAGCATTTGCTCAAAAACAGGTTGCTGTATATCCCTGTGATTCCACTGGTAAAGGCTGCAAAATCCCGTCTTGATTTTATTGAAAGACTTATGTCGGCAGAGGAATTGTTTAATAATGACATCATTATTATCGATACGATCTCAGCTCTTATCAAATACAGTGCAAACAGCGAAAAAAGCCTGGAACTCATCTCCTTTTTCAAAAAACTAAACGGAATGGGGAAAGTAATTATCCTGACAGTTGAAAGCGGCCAGCTTGAAGAAGAACTTAATGCGATGTTTCGTTCATCCTCGGATATTTACATGACATTAAAATCAAAAACAATGGGCTCGGAAGTGAAAAGAACACTGATCGTGAATAAGTTCACGGGAGCCAAAGGTAAAGTGGGACAGCTTATAGGGTTCAGGATAGAGCCAAAAGTAGGCCTGGTAGTGGAAATTGCTTCCGTGGCATGA
- a CDS encoding flagellar protein G: MKRVTGNIRENEEADTAITHMIFFIAAVIIAVSVVAVLNTNVQSLTSSAYTNSNIMADQLRTDITIVNDPEIVPNNSNTYSFYVKNTGKTSIPIDYVDVFIDGLLVSPDDLNSRLQEEDGVWSPADLLILEISTSLSPGDHRILVAVENGKTDAINFETE, translated from the coding sequence ATGAAGCGAGTTACTGGGAACATAAGAGAAAATGAAGAGGCTGATACCGCCATTACCCATATGATCTTCTTCATTGCCGCTGTAATAATTGCAGTCTCAGTAGTTGCTGTACTGAATACCAATGTCCAGTCATTGACATCGTCTGCCTATACCAACAGTAATATTATGGCAGATCAACTCCGCACGGATATCACCATAGTCAATGACCCCGAGATTGTACCCAACAACAGTAACACATACAGTTTCTATGTGAAAAATACCGGTAAAACAAGCATACCTATTGATTATGTAGACGTGTTCATCGACGGCCTGCTGGTATCCCCCGATGACCTGAATTCGCGGCTTCAGGAAGAGGATGGGGTATGGAGTCCGGCGGATCTGCTTATTTTAGAGATTTCAACATCCCTTAGCCCTGGAGACCACAGGATCCTTGTTGCCGTGGAGAATGGGAAGACCGATGCAATAAACTTTGAAACTGAATGA
- a CDS encoding FlaD/FlaE family flagellar protein, with translation MAGIGQTIQGLKSKFFKKKGNQDKSSLPDEDNDFASEPPFDEDYSDGQSSEDYDNSPDSDIAEENTRRIAELEDKISKIDVTVSMVQNENKEVKETIEKIDQSVLDLLSLYEVVSNQVNPFVGEEEENKEILERFDKNEEHIHELSKSMKMLRNEIANVEQKTAASGVSPETGEHIEAINGKLETFADALVDTNERMQGISQAMDSFTQRADVLEGRIEDLTITNGETAERMNSLENGIASQPDQHSTKKAKPDRDTVENDYEEEFAGKLPLLDLDIVKKKPTNIIVLLNWIEFLMERVGRNNLMDVLDYYVDIGWISEGVRSEIMAYARGIDYYVEKPTWRLLPEDHTKSLLFIEKLRGRKIDRNMLSTIDREMAKVKHGLEELYGI, from the coding sequence ATGGCGGGAATCGGGCAAACAATCCAGGGCCTCAAATCAAAATTCTTTAAGAAAAAAGGGAATCAAGACAAATCTTCCCTGCCTGATGAGGACAACGATTTTGCCAGTGAGCCGCCTTTTGATGAGGACTATTCAGACGGGCAGTCTAGCGAGGATTATGACAACTCGCCAGATTCGGATATAGCTGAAGAAAACACCCGGAGAATAGCAGAGCTTGAGGATAAGATCTCCAAGATCGATGTTACCGTTTCGATGGTGCAAAACGAAAACAAAGAAGTAAAAGAAACCATCGAGAAGATAGATCAAAGTGTTCTGGACCTTTTATCTTTGTATGAAGTTGTTTCAAACCAGGTCAATCCTTTTGTGGGCGAAGAAGAGGAAAATAAAGAAATTCTTGAAAGGTTTGACAAGAACGAAGAACACATCCACGAACTCTCAAAAAGCATGAAGATGCTGAGAAATGAGATTGCAAATGTCGAGCAAAAAACTGCTGCATCAGGTGTCTCTCCCGAAACCGGAGAACATATCGAGGCCATAAATGGCAAACTTGAAACGTTTGCAGATGCCCTTGTTGATACCAATGAACGCATGCAAGGGATTTCTCAGGCTATGGACAGTTTTACCCAGCGCGCAGACGTTCTTGAAGGCAGGATTGAAGACCTGACAATAACAAACGGGGAAACAGCCGAACGTATGAATTCACTCGAAAATGGTATTGCTAGCCAGCCGGATCAGCACAGTACCAAAAAGGCAAAACCCGATAGAGATACAGTAGAAAACGATTATGAAGAAGAGTTTGCCGGAAAACTGCCTCTGCTGGATCTTGACATTGTCAAGAAGAAACCTACCAATATAATTGTGCTTTTAAACTGGATAGAGTTCCTCATGGAAAGAGTAGGCAGGAACAATCTCATGGATGTCCTTGACTATTATGTCGATATAGGCTGGATCAGTGAAGGCGTCCGCTCTGAAATAATGGCTTATGCCCGGGGAATTGATTATTATGTGGAAAAACCTACCTGGAGATTGCTGCCTGAAGACCATACCAAATCCCTGCTGTTCATTGAAAAATTACGAGGACGCAAGATCGACAGGAACATGTTGAGTACCATCGATCGGGAAATGGCAAAAGTAAAACACGGCCTGGAGGAACTCTATGGGATTTGA
- the pyrH gene encoding UMP kinase codes for MLVVISIGGSILARDLDPERFAKYADMLEELSKEHSVVVVTGGGVAARQYIEAARQVGANEVTCDFIGIDVTRLNAQLLIAALGKNAYPEPPQSYRDAELALSSGKIIVMGGVIPGQTTDTVSAVLAEYLGAELMVIATSVDGVYSKDPTASPDAIKFDVMTPKELLDVVMSTEMKAGSKSPVDPLAAKIIERCNIETIVMDGSSEGDIYKVVMQEKIKSEPVEGERVGTRIKS; via the coding sequence ATGCTAGTAGTAATATCAATAGGCGGATCCATTCTTGCCAGGGACCTGGATCCGGAGAGGTTCGCAAAATACGCCGACATGCTGGAAGAGCTTTCGAAAGAACATTCCGTGGTAGTCGTGACCGGCGGAGGGGTTGCCGCCCGCCAGTACATAGAAGCTGCCAGGCAGGTCGGAGCAAATGAGGTCACCTGTGATTTTATAGGCATCGATGTTACCCGTCTCAATGCCCAGCTCCTCATAGCTGCCCTGGGCAAAAATGCATATCCAGAACCACCTCAGAGTTACAGGGATGCAGAACTTGCCCTGTCCTCCGGCAAAATCATTGTAATGGGAGGAGTAATCCCGGGACAGACCACAGATACGGTGTCCGCTGTACTTGCCGAGTATCTGGGAGCTGAGTTAATGGTGATTGCAACTTCCGTGGACGGCGTATATTCAAAAGACCCGACAGCATCCCCTGATGCTATAAAATTTGATGTGATGACTCCCAAAGAACTGCTTGATGTGGTAATGTCCACTGAAATGAAAGCTGGTTCAAAATCCCCTGTCGATCCCCTGGCTGCAAAAATAATCGAGAGATGCAATATTGAAACAATCGTTATGGATGGTTCCAGTGAAGGGGATATTTACAAAGTCGTAATGCAGGAAAAAATAAAGAGTGAACCTGTCGAAGGAGAACGTGTGGGTACACGGATCAAGAGCTGA
- a CDS encoding 4Fe-4S binding protein, producing the protein MVAIINVDECVGCGACVDECPSEAISMNDENIAVVDAEECVDCGACVDVCPTEAITME; encoded by the coding sequence ATGGTAGCAATAATCAATGTTGACGAATGTGTAGGTTGCGGAGCATGCGTGGACGAATGTCCATCTGAAGCAATCTCAATGAACGATGAAAACATTGCAGTCGTAGACGCTGAAGAGTGTGTGGACTGTGGTGCATGTGTGGACGTCTGTCCAACCGAAGCAATAACAATGGAATAA
- a CDS encoding type IV pilin has protein sequence MKDEKAVSPVVGIMLMIAITIVLGVTLIFFATAFEIEEPAPFVAHSSGELISHHVDGLAKDQFVYIYHNGGDPINVSDIEIMVNATEVSGNQAVIFDLPVENSLGKENIEGESEMIDKSPDGIAGAIKEPEFSTGELIMFRINSGSCSLEKGDQITVKIIHTPTNTIVIEETLTAS, from the coding sequence ATGAAAGATGAAAAAGCAGTTTCTCCCGTTGTCGGCATCATGTTGATGATTGCCATAACCATTGTTCTTGGAGTCACTCTGATCTTCTTTGCCACGGCCTTTGAAATAGAGGAGCCTGCACCTTTTGTGGCACATTCAAGTGGGGAACTGATTTCTCATCATGTAGATGGTCTTGCGAAGGATCAGTTTGTCTATATCTATCATAATGGTGGTGATCCAATCAATGTATCTGATATTGAAATTATGGTGAATGCTACTGAAGTCTCTGGAAATCAAGCTGTTATTTTTGATTTGCCTGTAGAAAATTCTCTTGGGAAAGAGAATATTGAGGGTGAATCAGAAATGATAGACAAGAGCCCTGATGGGATTGCCGGAGCAATCAAAGAACCCGAGTTTTCTACAGGTGAATTGATTATGTTTCGTATTAATAGTGGCTCCTGTTCCTTAGAAAAAGGTGACCAGATAACTGTAAAAATCATACATACGCCTACCAACACAATAGTCATCGAAGAAACTCTGACCGCTTCCTGA
- a CDS encoding ATP-dependent DNA helicase, translating into MSTPDNYIQYFPLEQCYPNQKDAMEKIHRSLLEENLVLFEGACGTGKTLSALVPSLHVGKQLGKTVFIATNVHQQMLQFIDEARQIKRTHDIKVLVFKGKMSMCPLKQGYDECEAKRDNTYDLMEIEKEIILKKQESKAAWDEYKSSGEAAHASLRDAVDEEREKLEEKASSLRKRSCDPLYEVLKAEDEKFQKWLFQDVRDPEEVNDYAAENGMCGYELLKRELKNADLVIANFHHILNDMIFSTMLRWMDKEPEDIIAIFDEAHNIENAARSHSSITLTEHTIESALAELNANEKSDLFTSMPVEDVEAVLSILLEVVRDTYDNRFKFGERQRVGRNWYDIRISDPYERNDVVHARFMRRMKETGYGEEKQVQELLGIAAEVGGLLDNAYHEQYKQGQTPILKRSHLKPTAEFFSQYLKLSNNENYYPVLNVRRDQGGEIYGRLELFTCIPKNVTGPLLDSIYSAILMSATLRPFDMIKSTLGITRQTCDLAYGLTFPEERRLTIAVSVPPQYSRIRDDPQNLQILEQVLQDTIENAGGNVIIFFPNAFEAKRYFRKFDGLLDAELFLDETGISAQDIRKQFFQTGEQGGKAALFTYLWGTLSEGVDYRNGRGRVVVVVGVGYSALNDRMHAVESAYDHEFGYGSGWEYAVQVPTIRKIRQAMGRVVRSPADYGVRILLDGRFMTDSVKRLGKYSVYPSFPEDERKEFLDVEPGKVKYSLLNFFSDMEELS; encoded by the coding sequence ATGAGCACCCCTGACAATTATATCCAGTACTTCCCCCTGGAGCAATGTTATCCCAATCAGAAGGACGCAATGGAGAAGATTCACCGCTCCCTGCTGGAAGAAAATCTGGTGCTTTTTGAAGGAGCCTGTGGGACCGGGAAGACCCTGAGTGCGCTGGTTCCTTCGTTGCATGTGGGAAAACAATTGGGCAAAACCGTGTTCATTGCCACGAATGTCCATCAACAGATGTTACAGTTCATAGATGAGGCCCGCCAGATTAAACGTACCCATGACATCAAGGTCCTGGTCTTCAAGGGTAAGATGAGCATGTGTCCCCTGAAACAGGGGTATGATGAATGCGAGGCCAAACGGGATAACACCTATGATCTAATGGAGATCGAAAAGGAAATCATTCTCAAAAAACAGGAATCAAAGGCTGCCTGGGATGAGTATAAGTCCTCGGGGGAAGCAGCTCATGCTTCTTTGAGGGATGCTGTCGATGAGGAGCGGGAAAAACTCGAGGAAAAAGCAAGTTCCCTGAGGAAACGTTCATGCGATCCCCTGTATGAGGTTTTAAAGGCAGAGGATGAAAAATTCCAGAAATGGCTTTTCCAGGATGTACGCGATCCTGAAGAGGTCAATGATTATGCTGCTGAAAACGGGATGTGTGGTTATGAACTTCTCAAGCGGGAATTGAAAAATGCCGACCTTGTCATAGCCAATTTTCATCATATCCTCAATGATATGATATTTTCCACAATGCTGCGCTGGATGGACAAAGAACCCGAAGATATCATAGCGATATTTGACGAAGCCCATAATATAGAAAACGCTGCCAGGTCCCATTCATCCATTACTTTGACCGAACATACCATTGAAAGTGCCCTGGCTGAACTTAATGCCAATGAAAAAAGTGATCTTTTTACCTCCATGCCGGTTGAGGATGTGGAAGCCGTGCTCTCCATCCTCCTGGAAGTGGTCAGGGATACCTATGATAACCGTTTCAAGTTCGGGGAACGCCAGCGGGTGGGGCGCAACTGGTATGATATACGCATAAGTGACCCCTATGAAAGAAATGATGTGGTTCACGCCCGTTTTATGAGACGGATGAAAGAGACCGGTTATGGGGAGGAAAAACAGGTACAGGAATTGCTCGGGATCGCTGCCGAAGTGGGGGGTTTACTGGATAATGCCTATCATGAACAATACAAACAGGGCCAGACCCCTATCCTGAAAAGATCCCACCTAAAACCCACTGCAGAATTCTTCTCCCAGTATCTTAAACTCTCCAATAACGAAAATTATTATCCGGTACTCAATGTTCGCCGGGATCAGGGTGGGGAGATCTACGGCAGGCTGGAATTGTTCACCTGTATCCCGAAAAACGTTACAGGCCCGCTGCTGGATTCGATCTACTCGGCAATCCTGATGTCTGCAACCCTGCGTCCCTTCGATATGATCAAAAGCACGCTGGGTATCACGCGGCAGACATGCGATCTGGCCTATGGTCTGACCTTTCCCGAAGAACGCAGATTGACAATTGCAGTATCGGTCCCTCCCCAGTATTCGAGGATACGGGACGATCCCCAGAACCTCCAGATATTAGAACAGGTGTTACAGGACACTATTGAAAATGCCGGAGGCAATGTGATCATCTTCTTCCCGAACGCTTTTGAGGCAAAACGGTATTTCCGTAAATTCGATGGTTTGCTTGATGCCGAACTGTTCCTTGATGAAACCGGGATATCTGCCCAGGATATACGCAAGCAATTCTTCCAGACCGGAGAGCAGGGAGGCAAAGCTGCCCTTTTCACCTATCTCTGGGGTACCCTCAGTGAAGGAGTGGATTACAGGAATGGTCGGGGTCGGGTTGTTGTGGTGGTCGGTGTAGGCTATTCGGCCCTGAATGACAGGATGCATGCGGTGGAATCTGCCTATGATCATGAATTCGGTTATGGTTCCGGCTGGGAATATGCTGTACAGGTCCCCACGATACGTAAGATCAGACAGGCCATGGGCAGAGTGGTACGTTCACCGGCCGATTACGGTGTCAGGATACTGCTGGATGGCAGGTTCATGACGGATTCGGTTAAAAGACTGGGAAAATATTCGGTATACCCCTCATTTCCCGAAGATGAGAGGAAGGAATTCCTTGATGTGGAACCCGGGAAAGTGAAATATTCCCTGCTCAATTTCTTTTCGGACATGGAAGAGCTGTCCTGA
- a CDS encoding beta-ribofuranosylaminobenzene 5'-phosphate synthase, translated as MIEITSPSRLHLSLIDLNASLGRVDGGVGVSLQYPHIHLTAEKSDQVEINGSSLLYDKVRAAISALLPEGEGISIYLDEDMPAHVGLGSGTQVALCTAAAINELFELDLSVRQLAQKVGRGGTSGIGVAAFEEGGFLVDCGHSFSDKGAFSPSSASPAPPAPIVFRHDFPDWPIVLALPDRQGAHDAQEVDIFRQVCPVPLEDVQAISHIVLMQMIPAVIENDIENFGSALDSLQTLGFKKQEVSLQSQQVQEVIEQMRLADTHGVGMSSFGPAICGFVENETQGKRIVRDMQNFLDENIGGKVLLTTPNNTGADVRMD; from the coding sequence ATGATCGAGATCACATCCCCTTCAAGGCTGCACCTCTCCCTGATCGATCTCAATGCTTCCCTGGGCCGGGTTGATGGAGGAGTGGGTGTGAGTCTGCAATATCCCCATATTCATCTTACTGCTGAAAAAAGTGATCAGGTGGAGATTAACGGCAGCTCTTTACTGTACGACAAAGTGCGAGCTGCGATTTCTGCCCTGCTGCCTGAAGGAGAAGGGATCAGTATCTATCTTGATGAGGATATGCCTGCCCATGTAGGTCTGGGTTCGGGCACACAGGTGGCTTTGTGTACTGCGGCTGCGATCAACGAGCTTTTCGAACTGGACCTTTCGGTCAGACAGCTGGCCCAAAAAGTGGGCCGGGGTGGTACTTCCGGTATTGGTGTGGCAGCTTTTGAGGAAGGGGGTTTCCTTGTGGATTGTGGACATAGTTTTTCTGATAAAGGTGCTTTTTCTCCCTCCTCTGCCAGTCCGGCCCCTCCCGCTCCGATAGTTTTCAGACATGATTTCCCGGACTGGCCCATAGTGCTGGCTCTTCCTGACAGACAGGGAGCCCATGATGCACAGGAAGTGGATATTTTCAGGCAGGTCTGTCCTGTACCCCTGGAGGATGTACAGGCGATCTCTCACATCGTTCTGATGCAGATGATTCCGGCAGTTATTGAAAATGATATTGAGAACTTCGGCAGCGCACTTGATAGCCTGCAGACACTGGGGTTCAAAAAACAAGAGGTCTCCCTGCAGAGCCAGCAGGTGCAAGAAGTAATTGAACAGATGAGACTGGCCGACACCCATGGTGTCGGGATGAGTTCCTTTGGGCCTGCAATATGTGGTTTTGTTGAGAATGAGACTCAGGGGAAACGTATTGTCCGGGATATGCAAAACTTCCTGGATGAGAATATAGGGGGCAAGGTTTTGCTTACAACTCCCAATAACACCGGTGCGGATGTCAGGATGGATTAA